The Thermomonospora amylolytica sequence TCCGCCAGATCCCGGTAGGCGGCCCGGATCGGCTCGGCATGGCGGGCCAGCTCCGGCACGTCCGCGCACGCGGTGTCCAGCTGGTCCTCCATCCGGGCGGCCGCGTCCCGCAGCGCCTGCGGCGGCACCTGCCTGACCCCGAACGCCTCGGCCAGGTCGCGGTGCACCGAGGCGGTGGCGGTGCCCAGCCGCTCCGCCTCGGCCGCGAAGTCCCCGCCCGCCTGGTCGGCGGACACCTCCGCCGGGCTGCCGTACAGGTCACGGACGCTGGTGGTGGCCAGCTGCCAGCCGTCGGAGGCCGTGCGCAGGAACTCCGACAGCATCCCCACCGTCGCCGGGTGGTCCTCGCCCTGGTCGGCGACGCGCATCTCCGCCCAGCCGTACAGCCGGGGGATGTGCCTGCACCCGGCCTCCGTCAGCGCCAGGTTCAGCTCCAGGTCCGGGTTCACGCCCGGGACGATCCGCCGGAACAGCTTGTAGATGTACGTCTCGCCGTACACCAGCGAGGTGTTGCTCTGCTCGGCGGTGCCCGCCAGCGAGGTGAGACCCGTCTCGACCTGCGCGCCGGGGACCCGGTGAAAGCTCAGCGGCCCCACCCGCGTCTCGGCGGCCAGGCACTCCAGCAGCACACCGGTCAGCTCCGGATCGTGCGCGGCGTCGTAGACATGCATGCCGTCCAGCGCCAGGATCTCGGCGTACCGCAGCCGGTCGGGCAGCCGGTGCCGGAACCCCAGCAGCAACTGGTACAGATCCCGGGCACCGTCCTGGCGCACCGCGACCAGCGTGTGCCTCAGCTCGGGCCCCTCCGGGCCGGGCGGTGCGCCCGGCCCGGACAGCTCCGTGCCGGAGACGATCTCGACCTGTGCGATCTCCCTGCCCTTGCCGGCGAACCACCGCTGCCGGGGAAGCCAGCCGATCAGGGCCTGTTCGATGTCGCGGTCGGACGGCCGCACGAATCATCTCACCTCGTCTCCTGCCGGGGGGTCGGTCTGCGGGACGGGCCGTTCCTGCCCGGTCGCGCCCGGGGTCTCGACGGGGCGCTCCGGCGGCGGCAGCACGAACCAGTAGAAGCCGTGGCCCGGCAGCGTCAGCAGGTAGGGCAGCTCGCCGATCGCCGGGAACTGCACCCCGCCCATGCACTCCACCGGAGTCGAGCCCTCGAACCTGCGCAGGTCCAGCTCGACCGGCTGCGGGAAGCGCGACAGGTTGTTGACGCACAGCACCCGGTCGTCGCCGTACTCCCGCACGAACGCCAGCACGCTCGGGTTGGACGCCGGCAGCTCCACGTAGCTGCCCAGCCCGAACACCGGATGCCGCTTGCGGATCTCGATCATCTTGCGGGTCCAGTGCAGCAGCGAGCCCGGGTTGTTCTGCTGGGCCTCCACGTTCACCGCCTGGAACCCGTAGATCGGGTCCATGATCAGCGGCAGGTACAGCCGGGCCGGGTCGCACTTGGAGAAGCCCGCGTTGCGGTCGGGCGTCCACTGCATCGGGGTCCGCACGCTGTCGCGGTCGCCGAGCCAGATGTTGTCGCCCATCCCGATCTCGTCGCCGTAGTACAGCACCGGCGAGCCGGGCAGCGACAGCAGCAGCGCGGTGAACAGCTCGAGCTGGTTGCGGTCGTTGTCCAGCAGCGGGGCCAAGCGCCGGCGGATGCCGATGTTGGCCTTCATCCGCGGGTCCTTGGCGTACTCGGCGTACATGTAGTCGCGCTCTTCGTCGGTGACCATCTCGAGCGTCAGCTCGTCGTGGTTGCGCAGGAAGATGCCCCACTGGCAGTTCTCGGGGATCTTGGGGGTCTGCGCCATGATCTCCGAGATGG is a genomic window containing:
- a CDS encoding maltokinase N-terminal cap-like domain-containing protein — translated: MRPSDRDIEQALIGWLPRQRWFAGKGREIAQVEIVSGTELSGPGAPPGPEGPELRHTLVAVRQDGARDLYQLLLGFRHRLPDRLRYAEILALDGMHVYDAAHDPELTGVLLECLAAETRVGPLSFHRVPGAQVETGLTSLAGTAEQSNTSLVYGETYIYKLFRRIVPGVNPDLELNLALTEAGCRHIPRLYGWAEMRVADQGEDHPATVGMLSEFLRTASDGWQLATTSVRDLYGSPAEVSADQAGGDFAAEAERLGTATASVHRDLAEAFGVRQVPPQALRDAAARMEDQLDTACADVPELARHAEPIRAAYRDLAELERPVPVQRIHGDYHLGQVMRTDRGWVLLDFEGEPARTLAERQAPAHPLRDVAGMLRSFEYAARFLLSGTPGVHHRESDAAQRALLERRAREWADRNRNAFCRGYADGGGPDPGAHRVLLRAFELDKAVYEVRYEARNRPTWLHVPLSSLPHLTT